One stretch of Leptospira mtsangambouensis DNA includes these proteins:
- a CDS encoding PAS domain-containing protein encodes MGLPPPSLEKQILSAMEEVVFSANFPELEILYISPSAETLTGYPREYFTNARDNWKNLIHEEDRPIVETALTSLHADDKIQVRYRIQTKNKKIKFIQCQGKLIRNETGEILRFDGIITDISELLSLQDIIKNESGEIKQLLLENNILFNGSQDSMFLVEVMDDENFIIRRINLAYERSTGVTQSYIQGKTPIELLGEELGRPVIRNYKNVLNAKTTITYEESIPMPAGTKIWTTALTPIEVEGKYKFIVGASKDITEQKRAETALKESNERYALILEVSSDGWFDWDLVNDTVIYSRRWWLEFGNDDKADNVPIGYWKSLIHPDDLDWVSEFLENIMLSQRETFEFSFQMKKRKGNYAHVLSRCYIQRDSSGNKIRMVGSNTDLTETKKIEYTLRKAKEMAETANMAKGNFLANMSHEIRTPLNGIIGFTELLLHSSLTDEQKEYLRSIFLSGKSLLSLVNQILDFSKIDSGKMDLEFISTDLIDLVQSTVDLFQISAASKAIPLNLQLDSNLPKFVSLDPLRLRQVLSNLIGNAIKFTHEGKVDVSVRPLKQVGDIIDIEFAISDTGIGIDPNSQSKLFDSFSQADTSITRKYGGTGLGLSITNQLIQKMNSQLKIDSELGNGSRFSFVLSLEMNATGSVSSNLFEEKLTAPEETVIVENKQIRNDILIVEDNDLNKKLLSKMLLKRYPHIQLRFATDGADAVKQFQQKPPDLIFMDLQMPVMDGYTATIEIRKLEKGSIKKTPIIALTAGAFFSVKDTAMESGMNDFLTKPISSADLYAALEKWLLSSSV; translated from the coding sequence ATGGGTCTGCCTCCGCCATCTCTGGAAAAACAAATTCTCTCTGCAATGGAGGAGGTTGTTTTTTCGGCTAATTTTCCAGAATTAGAAATTCTTTATATTAGCCCTTCGGCAGAAACTCTCACTGGATACCCCAGAGAATATTTTACAAATGCACGAGATAACTGGAAAAATCTAATCCACGAGGAAGATCGTCCTATTGTTGAAACTGCGTTAACATCGCTTCACGCTGACGATAAAATTCAAGTTCGTTACCGAATCCAAACTAAAAATAAAAAAATCAAATTTATACAGTGCCAAGGAAAGCTGATTCGAAATGAAACCGGTGAAATTTTACGTTTCGATGGAATCATTACTGATATCTCCGAGTTACTTTCCCTCCAAGATATCATCAAAAATGAATCTGGAGAAATCAAACAGTTGTTACTCGAAAATAACATTCTGTTTAATGGAAGCCAAGATTCGATGTTCCTTGTGGAAGTAATGGATGATGAAAACTTTATCATCCGTCGTATCAATTTAGCTTATGAAAGATCAACAGGTGTAACTCAATCTTATATCCAAGGCAAAACTCCAATCGAATTACTCGGAGAAGAGTTGGGACGACCTGTCATCAGAAATTACAAAAATGTTTTAAATGCAAAAACAACAATTACTTATGAAGAAAGTATTCCGATGCCTGCGGGAACAAAAATTTGGACAACTGCACTCACTCCCATTGAAGTAGAAGGAAAATATAAATTCATTGTCGGCGCCAGTAAAGACATTACAGAGCAAAAACGGGCAGAAACCGCATTAAAGGAATCTAACGAGCGCTATGCTCTAATTTTGGAAGTCAGTTCTGATGGTTGGTTTGATTGGGATCTAGTCAACGATACAGTCATCTATTCACGCAGGTGGTGGTTAGAATTCGGAAATGACGATAAGGCTGACAATGTCCCGATTGGATATTGGAAAAGTTTGATTCATCCAGACGATTTGGATTGGGTTTCAGAATTTTTAGAAAACATCATGCTCTCACAAAGAGAAACATTTGAATTCAGCTTTCAGATGAAAAAAAGAAAAGGGAATTATGCTCATGTTTTATCAAGATGTTATATCCAAAGAGATTCTTCTGGAAATAAAATCAGAATGGTTGGTTCCAATACCGATCTAACAGAAACTAAAAAAATAGAATATACACTTCGAAAAGCAAAGGAAATGGCTGAAACAGCAAATATGGCGAAAGGAAATTTTTTGGCCAATATGAGCCACGAAATTAGAACTCCGCTCAATGGAATCATTGGATTCACAGAACTCTTGTTACACTCTTCTCTTACAGACGAACAAAAAGAATATTTGAGAAGTATATTTCTTTCTGGAAAAAGTTTGTTATCTTTAGTAAACCAAATTCTAGATTTTTCAAAAATTGATTCTGGGAAAATGGATCTAGAATTTATTAGTACCGATTTGATTGATCTTGTTCAGTCAACTGTTGATTTATTCCAAATTTCAGCGGCATCTAAAGCCATTCCTCTAAACCTTCAGCTGGATTCCAACTTACCAAAATTTGTTTCTTTAGATCCTTTGCGACTCCGACAAGTTCTTTCCAATCTAATTGGAAATGCAATTAAATTCACCCATGAAGGGAAGGTAGATGTTTCAGTTAGACCTCTTAAACAAGTAGGTGATATCATTGATATCGAGTTTGCAATTTCTGATACAGGAATAGGAATTGATCCAAACTCACAATCAAAACTATTTGATTCTTTTTCGCAGGCAGATACATCCATCACTCGTAAATATGGTGGAACTGGACTTGGTCTTTCGATCACAAACCAACTCATACAAAAAATGAACTCGCAACTAAAAATAGATAGTGAACTTGGAAATGGAAGTAGGTTTAGTTTTGTTTTATCTTTAGAGATGAACGCAACCGGATCTGTTTCTTCTAATTTGTTTGAAGAAAAACTGACAGCACCGGAAGAAACAGTTATTGTTGAAAATAAACAAATCCGAAACGATATTTTGATAGTAGAAGACAATGATTTAAACAAAAAACTATTATCAAAAATGTTATTAAAGAGATACCCTCATATACAACTAAGATTTGCAACTGATGGTGCTGACGCCGTCAAACAGTTCCAACAAAAACCTCCTGATTTAATTTTTATGGACTTACAGATGCCGGTGATGGATGGTTATACGGCAACTATCGAAATTCGAAAACTAGAAAAAGGATCAATCAAAAAAACTCCCATCATTGCACTAACAGCAGGAGCTTTTTTCTCTGTTAAAGATACGGCGATGGAGTCAGGAATGAATGATTTTCTCACCAAACCAATCTCCTCCGCCGATCTTTATGCTGCTCTTGAAAAATGGTTATTATCAAGCAGCGTGTAA
- the ahpF gene encoding alkyl hydroperoxide reductase subunit F, which translates to MLDESTKEQVKQYFERINNPVKIRLYSGVHEKREELVAFLKDIVSLSSKVSLEHSEEKNDGLRFAIFSEDKPTGIEFSGIPMGHEFTSLILAILQSGGNPIKLEEGILSAVSKLKENLYFETFISLDCHNCPEVVQTLNSFALINPTISHNMIDGAMYPDLVKEKNIQGVPAVFLNGKRFLSGKAEASVIFDKLLELYSVPESNEETKDLSNPSDIYDVTVIGGGPSGVTAAVYSARKGLKTLVIADRLGGQVKDTLGIENIISLPYTTGPELTHVLSEQLDKNQIKKKENVRVLKIDPGNLKTIHLNTGERIVTKTVILSTGAKWRELNVPGEKEFVGKGVAYCPHCDGPFFKDKDVAVVGGGNSGVEAALDLSGIVKSVTLIEFGDKLNADKVLLDKVAQSPNIKTLVKAQTMEIQTNTEKVTGLTYKNRISEESETIPLDGVFVQIGLVPNSSFVKDLVTTNRFGEILVDEKCKTNVDGIFACGDVTNTPYKQIIIAMGEGAKAAISAFEYLLHAA; encoded by the coding sequence ATGTTAGATGAATCAACAAAAGAACAAGTAAAACAATATTTTGAAAGAATCAATAATCCTGTAAAAATACGATTGTATTCAGGTGTTCATGAAAAAAGAGAGGAGTTAGTAGCGTTTTTAAAAGATATCGTTTCTCTTTCTTCAAAAGTTTCATTGGAACATTCTGAGGAAAAAAATGATGGTCTCCGATTTGCAATTTTTTCTGAAGATAAACCTACGGGAATTGAATTCTCTGGTATTCCTATGGGTCATGAATTTACTTCATTGATTTTAGCAATTTTACAATCAGGCGGGAATCCAATCAAATTAGAGGAAGGCATTCTTTCTGCTGTATCAAAACTAAAAGAAAATTTGTATTTTGAAACATTCATCTCACTTGATTGTCATAACTGTCCTGAAGTAGTTCAAACTCTTAATAGTTTTGCACTAATCAATCCAACTATATCTCATAATATGATTGATGGAGCTATGTATCCAGATCTTGTAAAAGAAAAAAATATCCAAGGTGTTCCTGCTGTTTTTTTAAATGGCAAACGTTTTCTTTCGGGAAAGGCAGAAGCTTCGGTAATCTTTGATAAATTATTAGAATTATATTCTGTTCCTGAGTCGAACGAGGAAACAAAGGATCTTTCTAATCCATCTGATATTTATGATGTCACTGTCATCGGTGGAGGCCCTTCTGGTGTGACTGCGGCAGTGTATTCGGCTCGGAAAGGATTAAAAACCCTTGTCATCGCAGACAGATTAGGTGGACAAGTAAAAGATACTTTAGGTATTGAGAACATCATATCTTTACCTTATACGACTGGTCCAGAGTTGACTCATGTATTATCTGAACAACTTGACAAAAACCAAATCAAAAAGAAAGAAAATGTCCGAGTTTTAAAGATTGATCCTGGTAATTTAAAAACAATCCATTTGAATACAGGCGAACGAATTGTTACTAAAACTGTAATACTCTCAACAGGTGCCAAATGGCGTGAACTCAACGTCCCAGGTGAAAAAGAATTCGTTGGAAAAGGAGTTGCATATTGCCCTCACTGTGACGGCCCATTTTTTAAAGACAAAGATGTTGCTGTTGTGGGTGGAGGAAATTCTGGAGTAGAAGCGGCTTTAGACTTGAGTGGAATTGTAAAATCAGTCACCTTGATCGAGTTTGGTGACAAACTCAATGCGGACAAAGTGTTGTTGGATAAGGTAGCTCAGTCTCCTAATATCAAAACCCTTGTAAAAGCGCAAACAATGGAAATCCAAACGAATACGGAAAAAGTAACTGGGTTAACCTATAAGAACAGAATTTCGGAAGAATCTGAAACCATTCCTTTAGATGGAGTGTTTGTGCAAATAGGTCTAGTACCAAACAGTAGTTTTGTGAAGGATTTGGTTACAACAAATCGATTTGGTGAAATTTTGGTCGATGAAAAATGTAAAACCAATGTGGATGGAATATTTGCATGTGGGGATGTGACAAACACTCCATACAAACAGATCATCATTGCAATGGGTGAAGGAGCAAAAGCAGCTATTAGTGCGTTTGAATATCTTTTACACGCTGCTTGA
- the ahpC gene encoding alkyl hydroperoxide reductase subunit C, with protein MSNINTQIPDFTTEAFHNGAIKKISKKDVLGKWSVFVFYPADFTFVCPTELGDVADHYEELQKMGVEVYSVSTDTHFVHKAWHEASDTIKKIKFPMLGDASGKITRGFGVMIEDDGQALRGTFVVNPEGVIKTAEIHDLGIGRSAEELVRKVQAAQYVANNDGEVCPAKWKPGNTTLKPGLDLVGKI; from the coding sequence ATGTCCAATATCAACACTCAAATTCCAGACTTTACAACGGAAGCTTTCCACAACGGAGCTATTAAAAAAATCAGCAAAAAAGACGTACTTGGAAAATGGTCCGTTTTTGTTTTTTATCCTGCAGATTTTACATTTGTTTGCCCAACTGAACTAGGTGATGTAGCAGATCATTATGAAGAACTCCAAAAAATGGGAGTCGAAGTGTATTCTGTTTCTACTGACACACACTTTGTTCACAAAGCTTGGCATGAAGCAAGTGATACCATTAAAAAAATCAAATTCCCAATGTTAGGTGATGCTTCTGGAAAGATCACAAGAGGATTCGGAGTAATGATTGAAGATGATGGTCAAGCACTTAGAGGAACATTTGTAGTGAATCCAGAAGGTGTGATTAAAACTGCTGAGATCCATGATCTTGGAATTGGCCGTTCGGCTGAAGAACTCGTTCGCAAAGTGCAAGCTGCACAATATGTTGCAAACAACGATGGCGAAGTATGCCCAGCGAAATGGAAACCAGGTAACACAACATTGAAACCAGGTCTTGACTTGGTAGGAAAAATCTAA
- a CDS encoding hydrogen peroxide-inducible genes activator: protein MTITQLRYIVALDQFKSFAKAAEHCLVAQPTLSLQVQKVEQELGFELFDRKKNPVITTKLGKAVVDQAKNTLKEADKLFEIAGQWKDEPAGSISIGIIPTVSNYLIPSIYLSLQKEFSKVNFRISELPTLTILEKLESEEIDLGILATPLKIPNIVEHPLYYEPFVVYYPKDAKEKSSSVSMKHIEKYPLLVLGEEHCFRHQSLKICNRNSLAKIESGSVETLKRMVDMGIGVTLLPKLAVGKSSERVVPFQSPEPAREISLVYKKGFYKSKILKKLTSLILDAIPKEYHSKEKYKIIGVSLNQD from the coding sequence ATGACAATCACTCAACTTCGGTATATCGTTGCTTTGGATCAGTTTAAGAGTTTTGCAAAAGCCGCCGAACATTGCTTAGTTGCTCAGCCTACCTTGAGTTTACAGGTCCAGAAAGTAGAGCAAGAGCTTGGATTTGAGTTATTTGATCGAAAAAAAAATCCGGTCATTACCACAAAATTAGGTAAAGCTGTGGTGGATCAGGCTAAAAATACATTGAAAGAGGCGGACAAACTCTTTGAAATTGCCGGCCAATGGAAGGACGAACCAGCGGGAAGTATATCGATTGGAATCATTCCTACTGTCAGTAATTATTTGATTCCTTCTATTTATCTAAGTTTACAAAAAGAATTTTCCAAGGTGAATTTTCGAATTTCAGAACTTCCCACACTAACCATTTTAGAAAAATTAGAATCAGAGGAAATTGATTTAGGTATACTTGCCACTCCGCTTAAGATTCCGAACATCGTAGAACATCCGCTTTATTATGAACCCTTTGTTGTTTATTATCCTAAAGATGCCAAAGAAAAATCTTCATCTGTTTCTATGAAACATATCGAGAAATATCCTTTGCTTGTACTGGGTGAAGAGCATTGTTTCAGGCACCAGTCTTTAAAAATTTGTAATCGAAATTCACTTGCGAAAATTGAAAGTGGAAGTGTGGAAACTCTGAAACGAATGGTGGATATGGGAATCGGAGTGACTTTGTTGCCAAAGTTAGCTGTCGGAAAATCATCTGAGCGAGTGGTTCCGTTTCAATCACCAGAACCGGCACGTGAAATTAGTTTGGTTTATAAAAAAGGTTTTTATAAATCTAAAATTTTAAAAAAACTTACCAGTTTAATTCTCGATGCAATTCCAAAGGAATACCATTCAAAAGAAAAATATAAAATCATCGGGGTTTCTCTCAACCAGGACTAA
- a CDS encoding PP2C family protein-serine/threonine phosphatase yields the protein MRILSFIFPIVLTAVFSLSSEPLKVSSKYLTTMSEGWTFTSQGLTIPIQVGKGLSLQGMDPPVHGTYTTTFYYEPNNKPLGIYLDRIQEVDKLFVNGVLLGETGKISEEGLYLPNWYYKRLYFIPSSVLKENQTNLLEIEIHFRNKTFQGGLFRKIPVMGNYEQLQEFIIKEDGRDFCFIMLFFGIGAYQIFSIVLKRQAKSNFYLLLSTLIFVMWRFPLLNISYTYTDFSFFFWLKVFFTAQTLLPVSIFLFSYSLFQTKLKLKERLLIFFLLCLAFLQTWEIEIPTRILLLRIWEFSLIIVVFFIIRGVVRAAKAKKAEAYFLTIGFICICIGTTIDIIIDVTSGKNIYLTQYGFLILMILSGVAISYRHAKNEKELSILTKDLEIRVRERTIELREKNQDLEQDLFFASQLQSYLLPKEHPNTVGIRIHTTYLPMKQVGGDLYDWVELDENRLLLLIADVAGHGVPAAFVSSMVKVQFRESTKNINSPKDVLEHMNQALTSLVSRYFITACCALIDSNKKTITFSTAGHPNPLIYNRSKGKFEFMNIKGPIIGWRESFTYGEWTHPMETGDRYFFFTDGVTEARAENKLFGESKILDLLERGKDKDIKSLSQEIIVQISKFSEEELKDDVTFFFIDIT from the coding sequence ATGAGAATCCTCTCATTTATTTTCCCCATTGTCCTTACTGCGGTCTTTTCGCTTTCCTCGGAACCACTCAAAGTAAGTTCTAAATACCTTACGACGATGTCGGAAGGTTGGACCTTTACGTCCCAAGGTTTAACAATCCCCATCCAAGTGGGGAAAGGGTTATCTTTACAAGGAATGGACCCACCGGTCCACGGAACCTATACAACCACCTTCTACTATGAACCAAACAATAAACCCCTTGGTATCTATTTAGACAGAATCCAAGAGGTCGACAAACTTTTTGTCAACGGTGTGTTGTTAGGAGAGACTGGAAAAATTTCAGAAGAAGGTTTGTATTTACCAAACTGGTATTACAAACGTTTATATTTTATTCCAAGTTCCGTCCTCAAAGAAAACCAAACAAATCTTTTAGAAATCGAAATCCATTTTCGAAACAAAACCTTCCAAGGAGGATTATTTAGAAAAATTCCAGTGATGGGAAATTACGAACAACTTCAAGAATTTATTATTAAGGAAGACGGACGTGATTTTTGTTTTATTATGTTATTTTTTGGAATTGGTGCTTACCAAATTTTTTCAATTGTTCTCAAAAGACAGGCAAAATCCAATTTTTACCTACTCCTTTCTACGCTAATTTTTGTTATGTGGAGATTTCCTTTATTAAACATAAGTTACACATATACTGATTTTTCTTTTTTCTTTTGGTTAAAAGTATTTTTTACTGCCCAAACTTTACTTCCGGTTTCTATCTTTTTATTTAGTTATTCTTTATTTCAAACTAAACTTAAACTCAAAGAACGACTGTTAATTTTTTTCCTTCTTTGCCTTGCTTTTTTGCAAACTTGGGAAATTGAAATTCCAACAAGAATATTGTTACTAAGGATTTGGGAATTCTCTTTAATCATAGTTGTTTTTTTTATTATAAGAGGAGTTGTTCGAGCAGCCAAAGCAAAAAAAGCAGAAGCTTACTTCCTTACCATCGGTTTCATCTGTATCTGCATTGGTACAACTATAGATATCATTATCGATGTAACATCAGGAAAAAACATATACTTAACACAATACGGTTTTTTAATTCTAATGATCTTATCGGGTGTTGCAATCTCTTACCGACATGCAAAAAACGAAAAAGAACTTTCAATACTCACAAAAGATTTAGAAATTCGTGTCCGTGAAAGGACTATCGAACTAAGAGAAAAAAACCAAGACCTCGAACAAGATTTATTTTTTGCATCCCAACTCCAAAGTTATCTTTTGCCAAAGGAACATCCAAACACGGTCGGAATTCGAATTCATACAACTTATTTGCCAATGAAACAAGTGGGTGGCGATTTATATGATTGGGTGGAATTAGATGAAAACCGTCTACTCTTGTTAATTGCAGATGTTGCCGGACATGGTGTCCCCGCTGCATTTGTTTCATCCATGGTTAAAGTTCAATTTAGAGAATCTACCAAAAATATCAATTCACCAAAAGATGTTTTAGAACATATGAACCAAGCATTGACCTCACTTGTTAGCAGATACTTTATCACAGCTTGTTGTGCATTGATTGATTCAAATAAAAAGACCATTACCTTTTCTACAGCAGGTCATCCAAATCCACTCATATACAATCGATCCAAAGGTAAATTCGAGTTTATGAATATCAAAGGTCCCATCATTGGCTGGAGGGAGTCATTTACTTACGGCGAATGGACCCATCCAATGGAAACTGGCGATCGTTACTTTTTTTTCACAGATGGCGTCACCGAAGCTCGTGCTGAAAATAAATTGTTTGGTGAAAGCAAAATACTTGATCTACTGGAAAGAGGAAAAGACAAGGATATAAAATCATTATCTCAAGAGATTATAGTACAAATTTCCAAGTTTTCGGAAGAAGAACTAAAAGATGATGTTACTTTTTTCTTTATAGATATAACTTAA
- a CDS encoding LytR/AlgR family response regulator transcription factor has translation MESSTYSVLIIEDEYPARMLMMDYIMNCSELKLSGIAESGDKALNLLQDKQFDLVFMDINLPAVNGMDILRKEHNKGTFFIITTAYSEHAVEAFDLDATDYLLKPFSFERFRKSVDKALRFLQESKQSKIQPTNNNTNLKIQSDSAVFLLPYQDIQFISANNKSCVIHTSQKDYETAKLLKEIEEKLPSKHFIRIHKGFLVNLDYVASLRYDKGGSYTIQLKNEDETTLPVGRSFAQNLKEALKL, from the coding sequence ATGGAATCATCCACCTATTCAGTATTAATCATTGAAGATGAATATCCAGCAAGGATGCTCATGATGGATTACATCATGAACTGTTCGGAATTAAAACTTTCAGGAATTGCTGAAAGTGGAGATAAGGCCTTAAACCTACTACAAGACAAACAGTTTGATTTGGTTTTTATGGATATTAATCTTCCTGCCGTTAATGGGATGGATATTCTAAGAAAGGAACATAACAAAGGTACATTTTTTATCATTACGACTGCCTACAGCGAACATGCAGTAGAGGCTTTTGATTTGGATGCCACAGATTATTTATTAAAACCATTTTCATTTGAAAGATTTCGGAAATCTGTAGATAAAGCTTTGCGTTTTTTACAAGAATCAAAACAATCCAAAATCCAACCTACAAACAATAACACAAATCTAAAAATCCAATCTGATTCCGCCGTATTTCTTTTGCCGTACCAAGACATTCAGTTTATTTCTGCAAATAACAAAAGTTGTGTGATTCATACCTCTCAAAAGGATTACGAAACTGCAAAATTACTAAAAGAAATCGAGGAAAAACTGCCATCAAAACACTTTATCCGCATTCACAAAGGTTTTTTGGTTAATTTGGATTATGTGGCAAGTCTACGATATGATAAGGGCGGATCCTATACGATCCAACTAAAAAATGAGGATGAAACTACTTTACCTGTCGGCCGTTCCTTTGCTCAAAATCTAAAAGAAGCTCTCAAATTATAA
- a CDS encoding LIC20211 family lipoprotein — translation MKQIITITGIFFLSFIINNCASSSVGLATSNKPIPNTPYETVKTVEKTFTWYALDFIIFGLPFTEPPVTDLYEKVMEEDSGDALVNIRYWNDKSIFGPLTRYRFTIKGDLVRFPSQTSTKNKK, via the coding sequence ATGAAACAAATTATAACCATAACCGGAATCTTCTTTTTATCCTTTATTATCAATAATTGTGCGTCCTCATCTGTTGGGCTTGCTACTAGCAATAAACCAATCCCGAACACTCCTTACGAAACTGTTAAAACTGTAGAGAAAACCTTTACATGGTATGCATTGGATTTCATCATCTTTGGTTTACCTTTTACTGAACCTCCCGTCACCGATTTGTATGAAAAAGTTATGGAAGAAGATTCTGGTGATGCGCTCGTTAACATTCGTTACTGGAACGATAAATCAATTTTCGGACCTTTAACTCGCTATCGATTTACCATCAAAGGTGATCTGGTGCGTTTTCCATCACAAACAAGTACTAAAAACAAAAAATAG